The Desulfatitalea tepidiphila genome window below encodes:
- the cooS gene encoding anaerobic carbon-monoxide dehydrogenase catalytic subunit, protein MDIKEKVEKVAKEAKQVPVQDLTICDATQKMIIKGRTDGVETAFDRAANMKACPIGADSACCKHCFMGPCRLNAKDPYGKVGVCGATIDTIMARNFARMVASGCAAHTDHGMSMVDVFRGVVNGKIKDYEIKDVEKLEAVAQSIGIETEGRTVKEIATDLYEELERTYTQVEGEIPFAKRVPPKTLETWRKLGIVPRGAMREIMEMMHRTHIGVDQHYANITKQCSRTALADGWGGSMVATEISDILFGTPSPVSIEVDMGVLKEDQVNIIIHGHEPNLFESMIASVNEPTLVAAAKAAGAKGINLVGMCCSGAEVLVRHGIPHAGNFMSTEAILITGAVDMMAVDVQCIKQGLVKVAECYNTPLITTNPRCHIEGATHVEFDDHNPKETTDELVIRAITRFKNRTAKIEIPKNVGIGVHGFSHEYINYMLGGSFRGSYTPLNDNIINGRIRGVAGVVGCTNPRIKQDWVHVELVKELIKNDVLVLQTGCSQIALAKAGLTTPEAAHLAGPGLQEVCETVGMPPVLGLGSCVDNSRILIAASEMVRTGGLGDTIADLPVAGCAPEYMSEKAISIGHYFVASGVYTVFGVTFPIVEGTKFHKHLFEDLETMGLGKWGFAVNPHDIARLMIAHIDKKRKALGLDKARERVLMDMSDRRSIDAA, encoded by the coding sequence ATGGACATCAAGGAAAAAGTGGAAAAGGTCGCCAAAGAGGCCAAGCAGGTACCCGTGCAGGATTTGACCATCTGTGATGCAACCCAGAAAATGATCATCAAGGGACGCACCGATGGTGTGGAAACCGCCTTCGACCGGGCGGCAAACATGAAGGCTTGCCCGATCGGTGCAGATTCGGCCTGCTGCAAGCACTGCTTCATGGGACCATGCCGCCTCAATGCCAAAGACCCTTACGGCAAAGTCGGTGTGTGTGGTGCCACCATCGATACCATCATGGCGCGGAACTTTGCCCGCATGGTGGCCTCTGGCTGTGCGGCTCACACCGACCATGGCATGAGCATGGTGGATGTGTTCCGTGGCGTGGTCAACGGCAAAATCAAGGACTACGAAATCAAGGATGTTGAAAAACTGGAAGCCGTCGCCCAATCCATCGGTATTGAAACCGAGGGACGCACGGTCAAGGAAATCGCCACCGATCTATACGAAGAGCTGGAAAGGACTTACACCCAGGTCGAAGGCGAAATCCCCTTTGCCAAACGGGTGCCGCCCAAGACTCTCGAGACTTGGCGCAAGCTCGGCATCGTGCCACGCGGTGCCATGCGCGAAATTATGGAGATGATGCACCGCACCCATATCGGGGTGGACCAGCACTACGCAAATATCACCAAGCAGTGCAGCCGCACCGCGCTGGCCGATGGCTGGGGCGGTTCTATGGTCGCGACGGAAATTTCGGACATCCTCTTTGGAACGCCATCCCCGGTAAGCATCGAAGTGGATATGGGCGTGCTCAAGGAAGACCAGGTCAACATCATCATCCATGGTCACGAACCCAATCTGTTCGAGTCGATGATCGCCTCGGTGAACGAACCCACCCTGGTCGCAGCGGCCAAGGCGGCCGGCGCCAAGGGCATCAACCTGGTCGGCATGTGCTGCTCGGGCGCCGAGGTGCTCGTGCGTCACGGCATTCCCCATGCCGGCAACTTCATGTCCACCGAAGCGATTTTGATCACCGGCGCAGTGGATATGATGGCCGTGGACGTACAGTGCATCAAACAGGGTTTGGTCAAGGTGGCCGAATGCTACAACACGCCGCTCATTACCACCAATCCGCGCTGCCACATCGAAGGCGCCACCCATGTGGAATTCGACGACCACAACCCCAAAGAGACCACCGACGAACTGGTTATCAGGGCGATTACGCGGTTTAAAAATCGCACGGCCAAGATCGAGATCCCGAAAAATGTGGGGATCGGCGTTCATGGCTTTTCCCATGAATATATCAACTACATGCTGGGCGGATCGTTCCGCGGCTCTTATACACCGCTCAACGACAACATCATCAACGGCCGCATCCGGGGCGTGGCCGGCGTGGTCGGCTGCACCAACCCGCGGATCAAGCAGGACTGGGTGCACGTGGAGCTGGTCAAGGAACTGATCAAGAACGATGTACTGGTGCTGCAGACCGGCTGCTCCCAGATCGCTCTGGCCAAAGCGGGCCTGACCACCCCTGAAGCCGCCCATCTGGCCGGTCCGGGGTTACAGGAGGTTTGCGAAACCGTGGGTATGCCGCCGGTGCTGGGCCTCGGCTCGTGCGTGGACAACAGCCGCATTCTCATTGCCGCATCCGAAATGGTCCGAACCGGAGGGCTGGGCGACACCATCGCCGATCTGCCGGTAGCCGGCTGTGCGCCGGAGTATATGAGTGAAAAGGCGATTTCCATCGGCCACTATTTTGTGGCCTCGGGCGTCTACACGGTCTTCGGGGTCACCTTCCCCATCGTCGAAGGCACCAAGTTCCACAAACACCTGTTCGAAGATCTTGAGACCATGGGTCTCGGGAAGTGGGGTTTTGCCGTCAATCCCCATGATATCGCCAGACTCATGATCGCCCACATCGACAAGAAACGCAAGGCGCTGGGTCTGGACAAGGCTCGCGAACGCGTCCTGATGGACATGTCCGATCGACGCTCGATCGATGCGGCCTAA
- a CDS encoding glutaredoxin family protein: protein MAQEPVKIFSLSTCSHCKSTKKLLNECTVKYEFVDVDLLEGDERKAILEDVKKFNPKCSFPTIIIGDKVIVGYKEAEIKEALGI from the coding sequence ATGGCCCAAGAACCTGTCAAAATATTCAGTTTGAGCACCTGCAGCCACTGCAAATCCACCAAGAAGCTGCTGAATGAATGCACCGTTAAATATGAGTTCGTGGATGTGGATCTTCTGGAAGGAGACGAGCGAAAGGCAATCCTGGAAGACGTCAAGAAATTCAACCCCAAATGCTCGTTTCCGACCATCATTATCGGTGACAAGGTGATCGTCGGTTATAAGGAGGCCGAAATCAAGGAGGCATTGGGCATATAA
- a CDS encoding pyridoxal phosphate-dependent aminotransferase — MVAKRVDEMTPFIVMDVLEKAGEMAARGIDIVHLEVGEPDFDTPPCVTEAVCRAMADGFTHYTHSLGLPALREAICGDYHEKYGVTVDPDQIVVTAGSSPAIFMACAALLEAGDEVILSDPHYACYPNFVNFLQARCVTVPVSETDGFQYRPEEIQERLGSRTRAVFINSPANPTGTLLSADRMRAIAQMGPYVLSDEIYHGLVYEGKAHSILEFTDRAFVVNGFSKLYAMTGLRLGYLIAPKPFVRPIQKLHQNFFISANAAVQMAGIAALTRAGADVARMVAIYDERRRFMVRRLKEIGFQIAVEPTGAFYVFVNAGHLSQDSYALAFDILEQAHVGVTPGIDFGAGGEGFLRFSYANSLENIREGLDSLQAYVQRRIG; from the coding sequence ATGGTTGCCAAGCGCGTCGACGAGATGACGCCCTTTATCGTGATGGATGTGCTGGAAAAGGCTGGCGAGATGGCGGCCCGGGGCATCGACATCGTCCACCTTGAAGTGGGCGAGCCGGACTTCGACACACCGCCATGTGTGACCGAGGCCGTCTGCCGGGCCATGGCCGACGGGTTCACCCACTACACCCACAGCCTGGGGTTGCCGGCTTTGCGCGAGGCGATCTGCGGCGATTATCACGAAAAGTACGGCGTGACGGTGGACCCGGATCAGATCGTGGTCACGGCGGGCAGCTCGCCGGCCATCTTCATGGCCTGCGCCGCCCTGCTCGAGGCCGGTGACGAAGTGATCCTGTCAGACCCCCACTATGCCTGCTACCCCAACTTCGTCAATTTCCTGCAAGCACGCTGCGTGACCGTGCCGGTGAGCGAGACCGACGGTTTTCAATACCGGCCGGAGGAGATCCAGGAGCGTCTCGGATCCCGCACCCGCGCCGTCTTCATCAATTCACCGGCCAACCCCACCGGCACTCTGCTTTCGGCCGACCGCATGCGGGCCATCGCCCAGATGGGGCCCTACGTGCTTTCCGACGAGATCTATCACGGCCTGGTTTACGAGGGCAAAGCCCACTCGATTCTCGAGTTCACCGACCGCGCCTTCGTGGTCAACGGCTTCTCCAAGCTTTATGCCATGACCGGCCTGCGCCTGGGATATCTCATCGCACCCAAACCGTTTGTGCGGCCCATCCAGAAGTTGCATCAGAATTTTTTCATCTCGGCCAATGCCGCCGTACAGATGGCCGGCATCGCCGCCCTGACCCGGGCCGGAGCGGACGTGGCCCGCATGGTGGCCATCTACGACGAGCGACGGCGTTTTATGGTGCGACGACTCAAGGAGATCGGTTTTCAAATCGCCGTGGAACCCACAGGTGCCTTTTATGTCTTCGTCAATGCCGGGCACCTTTCCCAGGACTCTTACGCCCTGGCCTTCGACATTTTGGAACAGGCGCATGTGGGCGTCACGCCGGGCATCGATTTCGGTGCCGGCGGTGAAGGGTTTTTGCGCTTCTCCTACGCCAACTCCCTGGAAAATATCCGCGAAGGGCTCGACAGCCTGCAAGCGTATGTACAGCGGCGTATCGGGTAA
- a CDS encoding penicillin-binding protein 1A translates to MAKPVSTSQILKKRARKQNGNTWSRIIKWSLWSVFLLMLVAGAATVGIFFYLSRDLPKISTLKDYHPSIVTTVLSDDNRKIAEFYRERRIVVPLEDIPLQLRQAFISAEDARFYKHRGIDVFSIVRAFFKNLEAGAIVQGGSTITQQVTKSFLLTPERSYERKIKEALLAYQIDKTFSKDEILYLYLNQIYLGHGAYGVEAAAENYFGKPVKDLNLAECAILAGLPQAPSRYSPFHYPERAKQRQIYVLNRMVDEGYITQIEASEAMSVQLDIHPRRNWYLEQVPVYTEDIRRYVEKKYGEETLYRDGLKIYAAVNIEMQKAARAEIQNGLKELDRREGYRGPLEKLSPDEIEAFSQELLKEFAEKPPEKDASIRGVVIDVDDKAGRVTVRMGDRRGVIPFEKMRWARKPNPDVSFFAARLTRPSQALSVGDVILVELVEHDPKTDLWQLNLDQVPEVQAALVCIEVGTGLVKVMVGGRDFMESQFNRATQSRRQPGSAFKPIIYAAALDRGYTPATTIIDSPIVFEDEEHDFTWKPKNYGKKFYGPTLLREALAQSRNVVTIKIMQDIGIDYVIDYARKLGIESDLSRDLSIALGSSGVSLLEIVKAYSVFANQGYLVEPAFITKIEDRDGNVLEEMDPVRKQVIEPSTAYIMTSLMEGVVKFGTGQRVRALKRPVAGKTGTTNNLFDAWFVGYTPRFVTGVWVGYDQERSMGKGETGSRAASPIWLGFMQQILKNEPVRIFQVPEGVVFAKIDADTGLLPIPESKHTIFECFKEGTVPTESTPKPGTVTAPDQFFKLDM, encoded by the coding sequence ATGGCAAAACCCGTCAGTACCTCGCAGATTTTAAAAAAGCGGGCACGCAAACAAAACGGCAACACCTGGTCCAGGATCATCAAATGGTCCCTGTGGTCGGTCTTCCTGCTCATGCTGGTGGCCGGCGCCGCCACAGTGGGCATCTTCTTCTATTTAAGCCGGGACCTTCCCAAGATCTCCACCTTGAAGGATTATCATCCGTCGATCGTCACCACGGTTTTGTCTGACGACAACCGCAAGATCGCCGAATTCTACCGCGAACGGCGCATCGTGGTCCCGCTGGAAGATATTCCCCTTCAACTGCGACAGGCCTTTATCAGCGCCGAGGATGCCCGCTTTTACAAACACCGGGGCATCGACGTGTTCAGCATCGTGCGCGCCTTTTTCAAAAACCTGGAAGCGGGCGCCATCGTTCAGGGCGGCAGCACCATCACCCAGCAGGTCACCAAAAGTTTTCTGCTGACCCCGGAACGCAGCTATGAACGTAAGATCAAAGAGGCCCTGCTGGCTTATCAGATCGACAAGACCTTCAGCAAAGACGAAATTCTCTATCTTTACCTGAACCAGATCTACCTGGGCCATGGCGCTTATGGCGTCGAGGCCGCGGCCGAAAATTATTTCGGTAAACCGGTGAAAGACCTCAACTTGGCCGAATGCGCCATTCTGGCCGGTCTGCCCCAGGCGCCGAGCCGCTATTCGCCGTTTCACTATCCCGAGCGGGCCAAGCAACGACAGATCTATGTGCTCAACCGCATGGTGGACGAAGGCTACATCACCCAGATCGAAGCCTCCGAGGCCATGTCGGTCCAACTGGACATCCACCCGCGCCGCAACTGGTACCTGGAGCAGGTACCCGTATACACCGAGGACATCCGACGCTACGTGGAGAAAAAGTATGGCGAGGAGACGCTCTATCGCGACGGGTTGAAGATCTATGCGGCCGTGAACATCGAAATGCAGAAAGCGGCCCGCGCGGAGATTCAAAACGGGCTAAAGGAGCTGGATCGCCGGGAGGGTTACCGTGGCCCCCTTGAGAAGCTGAGCCCCGACGAAATCGAAGCCTTTTCCCAGGAGTTGCTCAAAGAGTTCGCCGAAAAGCCTCCCGAAAAGGACGCCAGCATCCGAGGGGTGGTGATCGATGTGGACGACAAGGCCGGACGCGTGACCGTGCGCATGGGAGACCGGCGCGGCGTGATCCCATTCGAAAAGATGCGTTGGGCGCGCAAGCCCAACCCCGACGTCTCCTTTTTCGCGGCCCGCCTCACCCGTCCGAGCCAGGCGCTGTCCGTGGGCGACGTGATATTGGTCGAACTGGTCGAGCACGATCCCAAGACGGATCTGTGGCAGCTGAATCTCGACCAGGTGCCGGAGGTTCAGGCGGCCCTGGTGTGTATCGAGGTCGGCACCGGCCTGGTCAAGGTGATGGTCGGCGGTCGGGACTTCATGGAGAGCCAGTTCAACCGCGCCACCCAATCGCGCCGCCAGCCAGGTTCGGCCTTCAAGCCGATCATCTATGCCGCCGCCCTGGACCGGGGCTACACGCCGGCCACCACCATCATCGATTCGCCCATCGTCTTCGAAGACGAAGAACACGATTTCACCTGGAAGCCGAAAAACTACGGGAAAAAATTCTACGGTCCGACCCTGCTGCGTGAGGCGCTGGCCCAGTCGCGCAACGTCGTCACGATCAAAATCATGCAGGATATCGGCATCGACTATGTGATCGACTATGCCCGCAAACTGGGCATCGAGTCGGATCTGAGCCGGGACCTATCCATTGCCTTGGGCTCTTCGGGCGTGTCCCTTCTGGAAATCGTCAAGGCCTATTCGGTCTTTGCCAATCAGGGCTATCTAGTGGAACCCGCATTTATTACCAAGATCGAGGATCGCGACGGCAATGTCCTCGAAGAGATGGATCCGGTCCGTAAACAGGTGATCGAACCGAGCACCGCCTATATCATGACCAGCCTGATGGAAGGCGTCGTCAAATTCGGCACCGGCCAACGGGTCAGGGCGCTCAAGCGTCCGGTGGCCGGCAAGACGGGCACGACCAACAACTTGTTCGACGCCTGGTTCGTGGGCTACACGCCACGCTTTGTTACCGGCGTCTGGGTCGGCTACGACCAGGAGCGCTCCATGGGCAAGGGTGAAACCGGCTCACGGGCCGCCAGTCCGATCTGGCTTGGATTCATGCAGCAGATCCTCAAAAATGAACCGGTACGTATTTTTCAAGTCCCCGAAGGCGTGGTGTTTGCCAAAATCGATGCCGATACGGGCCTGTTGCCCATCCCGGAATCCAAGCACACGATCTTCGAGTGTTTCAAGGAGGGCACCGTGCCGACCGAATCCACGCCCAAACCGGGCACGGTGACCGCACCGGATCAGTTTTTCAAACTGGACATGTAA
- the hisG gene encoding ATP phosphoribosyltransferase, with product MSLPLKLGIPKGSLQNATIALFKRSGWTIDVNGRSYFPEINDATIDCAICRAQEMSRYVENGTLDAGLTGKDWIAENRSDVHVVDDLVYSKVSSRPARWVLAVPYDSGIKTLEDLAGKKIATELVAYTQRFFKERHIDVSVEFSWGATEAKVVSGLADAIVEVTETGSTIKAHGLRIIYELMQTNTQLIANHEAWKDPAKREKIEQIALLLQGALRGEKLVGLKMNVSGENLETVVNLLPSLNAPTVSPLYQSEWFAVESVVDTQVVRDLIPKLLKAGAEGIIEYPLNKVV from the coding sequence ATGTCACTCCCATTGAAACTCGGTATTCCCAAGGGCAGCCTGCAGAACGCCACCATTGCGCTGTTCAAGCGTTCCGGCTGGACCATTGATGTGAACGGGCGCAGCTATTTTCCCGAAATCAACGACGCAACCATCGACTGCGCCATCTGTCGGGCCCAGGAGATGTCGCGTTATGTCGAAAACGGCACCCTGGACGCCGGTTTGACCGGCAAGGACTGGATCGCCGAAAACCGCTCGGATGTGCACGTGGTCGACGACCTGGTCTATTCCAAGGTCAGTTCGCGCCCGGCGCGCTGGGTGCTGGCCGTGCCCTACGATTCCGGCATCAAGACGCTCGAGGACCTGGCCGGCAAAAAGATCGCCACCGAACTGGTGGCTTACACCCAGCGGTTTTTCAAGGAGCGCCACATCGATGTGTCGGTGGAGTTCTCCTGGGGCGCCACCGAGGCCAAGGTGGTCTCCGGGCTGGCCGACGCCATCGTCGAGGTGACCGAGACGGGCAGCACCATCAAGGCGCACGGGTTGCGCATCATCTACGAGCTGATGCAGACCAACACCCAGCTTATCGCCAACCACGAAGCCTGGAAGGACCCGGCCAAACGGGAAAAGATCGAACAGATCGCCCTGCTGCTGCAGGGCGCCCTGCGCGGCGAAAAGCTGGTAGGCCTGAAGATGAACGTATCCGGGGAGAATCTGGAGACCGTGGTCAACCTGCTGCCCAGCCTCAACGCCCCCACCGTGTCTCCGCTCTATCAGTCCGAGTGGTTTGCCGTGGAGAGCGTGGTCGATACCCAAGTGGTGCGCGATCTGATTCCCAAATTGCTCAAGGCCGGCGCCGAAGGGATCATCGAATATCCGTTGAACAAGGTCGTGTAA
- the hisI gene encoding phosphoribosyl-AMP cyclohydrolase, with protein sequence MKAVLDFKKMDGLVPAVVQDHQTGEVLMVAFMNPEAWETTLSTGKATFYSRTRQTLWTKGLTSGNVQLVKEIRIDCDDDTVVLKVEQVGGAACHTGHRSCFFKRVDKDQNVEVVGEPVFDPKEVYK encoded by the coding sequence ATGAAGGCAGTGCTTGATTTCAAAAAAATGGACGGCTTGGTACCGGCGGTGGTTCAGGACCATCAGACCGGCGAGGTCCTCATGGTCGCCTTCATGAACCCCGAGGCGTGGGAGACCACCCTGAGTACGGGCAAGGCCACCTTTTACAGCCGTACCCGTCAGACCCTCTGGACCAAAGGGTTGACGTCGGGCAATGTGCAACTGGTCAAGGAGATCCGCATCGATTGCGACGATGATACAGTGGTGCTCAAGGTCGAGCAGGTTGGCGGGGCGGCCTGCCACACCGGCCACAGGAGTTGCTTTTTCAAACGTGTAGACAAGGATCAAAATGTCGAAGTGGTCGGCGAACCGGTGTTCGACCCCAAGGAGGTCTATAAATAA
- a CDS encoding sigma-54 interaction domain-containing protein codes for MPDRKFVTTIASRENLVRILDNLKEGIIAHDLQRRIFFFNAEAERITGYRREEVLGRDCHTVFEGPFCGQRCSFCDGGPILQDHVAYPLTITSKSGETRRVEFRATMMRGDDGEYSGVLAAFSDVTEFLELQRRSGELNRFANIIGGDSKMRAVYQQIVDVAQYDFPVHLFGETGTGKELVANAVHNESRRGGAPFVPINCGALPEGLIESELFGHVKGAFSGAIRDKKGRFELADGGTVFLDEVADLPKSLQVKLLRFLQEGTFEKVGGERTISVNVRVISATNKDLKEEVRRDAFREDLFYRLNVIPIHIPPLRERKTDIPLLAEHFLRQVAERNERSVPAISEAALALMMDYGWPGNVRELQNAVQFAIVKCNGRVIMPHDLPLELRELARALPSPARPSGGRTRRLEIGAVREALVKTGGNKAGAARELGVGRATLYRFLTEHVDMLER; via the coding sequence ATGCCGGATAGAAAATTCGTCACCACCATTGCCAGTCGAGAAAACCTGGTCCGCATATTGGACAACCTGAAAGAGGGCATCATTGCCCACGACTTGCAGCGGCGGATCTTTTTCTTCAATGCCGAAGCCGAACGCATTACCGGTTATCGCCGCGAGGAGGTGTTGGGCCGGGATTGCCACACGGTGTTTGAAGGCCCCTTCTGCGGTCAGCGCTGCTCGTTTTGCGACGGGGGTCCCATCCTGCAGGATCATGTCGCCTATCCGCTGACCATCACCTCCAAGAGCGGCGAAACTCGGCGGGTCGAGTTTCGGGCCACCATGATGCGCGGGGATGACGGAGAATATTCAGGCGTGCTGGCCGCCTTCAGCGACGTCACCGAGTTTCTCGAGTTGCAGCGCCGGAGTGGCGAATTGAATCGATTCGCCAACATCATCGGCGGCGACAGCAAGATGCGCGCGGTCTATCAGCAGATCGTCGATGTGGCCCAATACGATTTTCCGGTGCACCTGTTCGGCGAGACCGGCACCGGCAAGGAGCTGGTGGCCAATGCGGTGCACAACGAGAGTCGCCGGGGGGGTGCACCGTTCGTGCCGATCAACTGCGGGGCGCTGCCCGAAGGATTGATCGAAAGCGAGCTGTTCGGGCATGTCAAAGGTGCCTTTTCCGGAGCCATCCGGGATAAAAAGGGGCGCTTCGAGCTGGCCGACGGTGGCACGGTCTTTCTCGACGAGGTGGCCGATCTGCCCAAATCGCTGCAGGTGAAACTGCTGCGTTTTCTGCAGGAGGGCACCTTCGAAAAGGTCGGCGGCGAGCGCACCATCAGCGTCAATGTGCGCGTGATCAGCGCTACCAACAAGGACTTGAAGGAAGAGGTGCGGCGCGATGCCTTCCGTGAAGATCTTTTCTACCGCCTCAATGTGATCCCCATCCACATCCCCCCCCTGCGCGAGCGGAAAACCGACATCCCGCTGCTGGCCGAGCATTTTCTGCGTCAGGTGGCCGAACGCAACGAACGGTCGGTGCCAGCGATTTCCGAGGCCGCCCTGGCGCTCATGATGGATTACGGCTGGCCCGGAAACGTGCGGGAGCTCCAAAATGCCGTGCAGTTCGCCATCGTCAAGTGCAACGGCAGGGTGATTATGCCCCATGACCTGCCGCTGGAACTGCGCGAATTGGCGCGCGCACTGCCATCGCCGGCTCGGCCGAGCGGGGGCCGAACCCGACGCCTGGAGATCGGGGCCGTCCGGGAGGCCCTGGTCAAGACCGGCGGTAACAAGGCCGGCGCCGCCCGCGAATTAGGGGTCGGTCGCGCCACGCTCTATCGTTTTCTAACCGAGCATGTCGATATGCTGGAACGATAA
- the sfsA gene encoding DNA/RNA nuclease SfsA, whose translation MKQKTAVASARWLWSPLVRGTLVKRYKRFLADVVLDDGRAVTAHCPNSGSMAACSEPGRPVYLSFHDDPKRKLKYTWELIEMPTSLVGINTLVPNRLVALAASHGAVPELAGYEQVATEVKVSAHSRLDIKLSGIGRTDCYVEVKNCTLVEQGVARFPDARTVRGQKHLDELLAIKNSGTRAMMFFVVQRCDAQVFEPADAIDPEYGRRLREVVSEGVEIVVYDVSIDLEGISLNQPLPHRLS comes from the coding sequence GTGAAACAAAAAACAGCCGTTGCATCCGCCCGATGGCTCTGGTCTCCCCTGGTGCGCGGAACGCTCGTCAAGCGCTACAAGCGTTTTCTGGCCGACGTGGTCCTGGACGATGGCCGAGCGGTAACGGCGCACTGCCCCAACTCGGGCAGCATGGCGGCCTGCAGCGAACCCGGGCGCCCGGTCTACCTCTCGTTCCATGACGATCCCAAACGCAAGTTGAAGTATACGTGGGAACTGATCGAGATGCCCACCTCCCTGGTGGGCATCAATACGTTGGTGCCCAACCGGCTGGTGGCGCTGGCCGCGTCCCACGGCGCTGTGCCGGAACTGGCAGGATATGAACAGGTGGCCACCGAGGTCAAGGTGAGCGCGCATTCGCGCCTGGATATCAAGCTCAGCGGCATCGGTCGTACCGATTGCTACGTAGAAGTGAAAAACTGCACTCTGGTGGAACAGGGCGTAGCGAGGTTTCCGGACGCCCGCACGGTGCGGGGGCAGAAGCATCTGGACGAATTGCTCGCCATCAAAAACAGCGGCACCCGGGCAATGATGTTCTTCGTGGTGCAGCGCTGCGATGCACAGGTTTTCGAGCCGGCGGATGCGATCGATCCGGAGTATGGACGACGTCTTCGTGAGGTCGTCTCAGAGGGTGTGGAGATCGTCGTGTACGATGTCTCCATCGACCTCGAGGGCATCTCCCTGAACCAGCCCTTGCCTCATCGCCTCTCCTGA